Proteins encoded within one genomic window of Budorcas taxicolor isolate Tak-1 chromosome 12, Takin1.1, whole genome shotgun sequence:
- the LOC128057830 gene encoding histone H3.3A, with protein sequence MARTKQTARKSTGGKAPRKQLATKAARKSAPSTGGVKKPHRYRPGTVALREIRRYQKSTELLIRKLPFQRLVREIAQDFKTDLRFQSAAIGALQEASEAYLVGLFEDTNLCAIHAKRVTIMPKDIQLARRIRGERA encoded by the coding sequence atggCCCGAACCAAGCAGACTGCTCGTAAGTCAACGGGTGGGAAAGCGCCCCGCAAGCAGCTGGCCACCAAAGCGGCCAGGAAAAGCGCCCCCTCTACCGGCGGGGTGAAAAAACCTCATCGCTACAGGCCCGGGACTGTTGCGCTTCGAGAAATCCGTCGTTACCAGAAATCCACCGAGCTTCTGATCCGGAAACTGCCTTTCCAGAGGTTGGTGAGGGAGATCGCCCAGGATTTCAAGACCGACTTGAGGTTCCAGAGTGCCGCCATCGGCGCGCTGCAGGAGGCTAGCGAAGCGTACCTGGTGGGTTTGTTTGAAGATACTAATCTGTGTGCCATCCACGCTAAGAGAGTCACCATCATGCCCAAAGACATCCAGTTGGCTCGCCGGATACGGGGAGAGAGAGCTTAA